In Silene latifolia isolate original U9 population chromosome X, ASM4854445v1, whole genome shotgun sequence, the following proteins share a genomic window:
- the LOC141619991 gene encoding uncharacterized protein LOC141619991, translating into MIISIWNIRGFNKPIKHSAVLNFHRENKVDILGVLETRVKSNKARKVLRTSFNRYSAYCNYNKHNNGRIWLLWNPMTTKVDILEEHAQVVQCNVKHLVTGMSYYFSVVYGSNNDGIRKALWSSMTQDCGPDDLTGSGCDFTWFNKHEAATRVYSKLDSILVNSNWAQQFTQTTAHFLSPGISDHSPAMLSFHDNDMPKRSFKFLNAWLDHPDFSKIVVENWKGNIQGNPMFRLMSKLRNVKHGLRKLHTDHFANINQRVRDKREELAQCFQCLKSSATSAVLIEQEQTLSK; encoded by the exons ATGATTATTTCTATATGGAACATTAGAGGCTTCAACAAGCCTATAAAACATAGTGCGGTTCTTAATTTTCATAGAGAAAATAAAGTGGACATCCTTGGTGTCCTAGAAACTAGAGTAAAGAGCAATAAGGCTAGAAAAGTTTTGAGAACCAGTTTTAATAGATATAGTGCTTACTGTAACTATAATAAGCACAATAATGGTAGGATATGGCTCCTCTGGAACCCTATGACTACTAAGGTGGATATTCTAGAAGAACATGCTCAGGTGGTTCAATGTAACGTGAAGCATCTGGTTACTGGTATGAGTTATTATTTTTCTGTGGTTTATGGGAGTAATAATGATGGCATAAGGAAGGCCCTCTGGAGCTCTATGACTCA AGATTGTGGCCCGGATGACTTAACTGGATCTGGCTGTGATTTTACTTGGTTCAACAAACATGAAGCAGCTACCAGAGTGTATTCTAAGCTGGACAGTATTCTTGTAAATAGCAACTGGGCACAACAGTTTACTCAAACCACAGCTCACTTTCTTTCTCCTGGGATATCTGACCATAGCCCTGCTATGTTATCATTTCATGATAATGACATGCCTAAAAGGAGCTTCAAATTCTTAAATGCTTGGCTTGATCACCCTGATTTCTCCAAAATAGTTGTTGAGAACTGGAAGGGTAATATTCAAGGAAATCCAATGTTTAGGTTAATGAGCAAACTCAGGAATGTTAAGCATGGACTGAGGAAGCTCCACACTGATCACTTTGCAAATATTAACCAAAGGGTaagagataagagggaagaatTGGCTCAATGTTTTCAATGTTTAAAATCCTCTGCAACATCAGCTGTGCTCATTGAGCAAGAGCAGACTCTATCTAAATAA